From Macaca mulatta isolate MMU2019108-1 chromosome 3, T2T-MMU8v2.0, whole genome shotgun sequence, the proteins below share one genomic window:
- the LOC114676950 gene encoding thymosin beta-4-like, translating into MPDKPDVTEIKKFSKLKLKNTEIQEKNLLPSKEMTE; encoded by the coding sequence ATGCCTGACAAACCCGATGTGACTGAGATCAAGAAATTCAGTAAATTGAAATTAAAGAATACagaaatacaagagaaaaatCTGCTGCCTTCCAAAGAAATGACAGAATAG